One Thermodesulfobacteriota bacterium DNA segment encodes these proteins:
- a CDS encoding cytochrome c3 family protein, giving the protein MKKISLGPLYRAFYQKFNEFFNPENLRDLYRLIKGFWINQVYLGFKQGTLEHKRAVKTSLLLCTLLFLILSLALLRFSESPTFCGLCHQMEVYMESWRASSHRHVACTACHYEPGFLNHLKGKWVDGQVSLAYFLSGKRPAKPHAEISDASCLQKGCHKIEDLQKDMVYKNVAFSHGKHLGELRRGMKLRCTSCHAQLVQGAHLTVHETNCFICHYYRAGSKGEEDCISCAVGSCVSCHVEPKGDINIKGWTFNHRKYIARGVECERCHVNVVQGDGHVPEGKCVQCHSEPEILTTKYTSQLLHKKHVTDHKIECADCHTPIRHEIGPILTMVHSPTVCDKCHSKEMHLAPRDFYRGTGGIGVPDSPSLMYTANVDCVACHRKEGERRAALYTTKYVERALGEACVACHGEGYDETLRQWQTLLSKAKAETIQRISSVQRLLHEVEKDLSRSSDYKKAQNLLNEALHNYNFVHLGKGAHNIEYAFKLLNVANNKSEQAMAVLDKGYRPKESKLDLTCTSLCHIGMEKRTVPFNETKFSHQTHVQRRGMKCADCHSSREDHGKTFLKNCKDCHHGKPSRQVKCEDCHVSVKRLVQGRGGIGLKERPASKHHEMECTECHQGVLKKKKDRLEDIRKRCIECHDPSYGDKLDQWQKQLDGLVRKVTPKLDKVREEIRKIEIRGGHTFVFRKPFGEAEFNYNLVKQGNGIHHPEYAGELLEVASNRLDDALKQLAKRK; this is encoded by the coding sequence ATGAAAAAGATAAGCCTTGGGCCTCTCTACCGTGCCTTTTACCAAAAATTCAACGAATTTTTTAATCCCGAGAACCTAAGAGACCTATACCGCTTGATCAAAGGGTTCTGGATCAACCAGGTCTACTTAGGTTTCAAGCAAGGGACCCTCGAGCACAAAAGGGCGGTCAAGACCTCCCTCCTTCTTTGCACCCTCCTCTTCCTCATCCTCTCCCTTGCCCTGCTCAGGTTCTCGGAAAGTCCGACCTTCTGTGGCCTCTGCCATCAGATGGAGGTCTATATGGAATCCTGGAGGGCCTCCAGCCACCGCCATGTGGCCTGTACCGCCTGCCACTACGAACCTGGGTTCCTCAACCATCTCAAAGGGAAATGGGTCGATGGGCAGGTCTCCTTGGCCTATTTCCTTTCCGGCAAGCGGCCCGCCAAACCCCATGCCGAGATCAGCGACGCCAGCTGCCTCCAGAAAGGATGCCATAAAATCGAAGACCTCCAGAAGGATATGGTCTACAAGAATGTGGCCTTTTCTCACGGGAAACACCTCGGAGAGTTGAGGCGAGGGATGAAGCTTCGCTGCACCTCCTGCCATGCCCAGCTGGTCCAGGGGGCCCATCTCACGGTCCACGAGACCAACTGTTTCATCTGCCACTACTATCGAGCGGGCTCGAAGGGAGAGGAGGACTGCATCTCCTGCGCGGTCGGAAGCTGTGTCTCCTGCCATGTCGAACCCAAGGGAGACATCAATATCAAGGGCTGGACCTTCAACCACCGAAAATACATTGCCCGGGGAGTGGAGTGCGAACGGTGCCATGTCAACGTCGTCCAGGGCGATGGGCATGTCCCGGAGGGGAAGTGCGTCCAGTGCCACAGCGAACCCGAGATCCTCACGACCAAATACACCTCCCAGCTCCTCCATAAAAAGCATGTCACCGATCACAAGATCGAGTGCGCAGACTGCCACACCCCCATCCGGCATGAGATCGGGCCGATCTTGACGATGGTCCACTCCCCGACCGTCTGTGACAAGTGCCACAGCAAGGAGATGCATCTGGCCCCTCGGGACTTCTATCGCGGGACCGGCGGCATCGGGGTCCCCGACTCCCCCAGCTTAATGTATACCGCCAATGTCGATTGTGTCGCTTGCCACCGGAAGGAGGGAGAGAGGAGGGCCGCCCTCTACACGACGAAATATGTCGAAAGGGCCTTGGGAGAGGCGTGCGTGGCCTGCCATGGCGAGGGCTACGACGAAACCCTCAGGCAATGGCAGACCCTGCTTTCCAAGGCGAAGGCCGAGACCATCCAGCGGATCTCCAGCGTTCAGAGGCTCCTTCACGAGGTGGAGAAGGACCTCTCCCGGTCCTCGGATTATAAAAAGGCCCAGAACCTCCTCAACGAGGCCCTCCACAATTACAACTTCGTCCATCTCGGGAAAGGGGCTCACAACATCGAGTATGCCTTCAAGCTCCTCAACGTGGCCAACAACAAGAGCGAGCAGGCGATGGCGGTGCTCGACAAGGGGTATCGTCCCAAGGAGTCCAAGCTCGATCTGACCTGCACCTCCCTCTGCCACATCGGAATGGAGAAGCGGACGGTGCCCTTCAATGAGACCAAATTCTCTCACCAGACCCACGTCCAGAGAAGAGGGATGAAATGTGCCGATTGCCATTCCTCCCGGGAGGACCATGGCAAAACCTTCCTGAAAAATTGTAAAGACTGCCATCACGGAAAACCGAGCAGACAGGTCAAATGCGAGGACTGTCATGTCTCGGTCAAAAGACTTGTCCAGGGGAGAGGAGGCATCGGGCTGAAAGAGAGACCGGCGAGCAAGCATCACGAGATGGAGTGTACCGAATGCCATCAAGGTGTCCTCAAAAAGAAGAAAGATCGCCTGGAGGATATCCGAAAACGGTGTATCGAATGCCATGACCCAAGTTATGGAGACAAACTCGACCAGTGGCAAAAACAGTTGGATGGCCTTGTGAGGAAAGTAACTCCAAAGTTAGACAAGGTGAGGGAAGAGATTCGGAAGATCGAGATCCGCGGAGGCCACACCTTCGTCTTCCGAAAACCCTTTGGCGAGGCAGAGTTCAATTACAACCTGGTTAAGCAGGGAAACGGGATCCATCACCCCGAGTATGCGGGGGAGTTATTGGAAGTGGCCAGCAACCGCCTCGACGATGCGCTCAAGCAGCTGGCCAAGAGGAAATAG
- a CDS encoding M20 family metallopeptidase, with product MKVDRFLSQKDLIELTRRLIRIPTENPPGNEGQAFEFLAPLISQLGFQTKIYRSPKGRVNLIARKRWGKGGRVLIFNGHLDVVPAGDASLWKHRPFGGDLVHGKIFGRGASDMKGGIASFLHAIAMLHRSDLPLKKGCLVLHLVSDEESHGHQGMAFLAKKLAIKADAAIVGEPTGLDLVIAQKGALWLKITTFGESAHGSRPDRGVNAIEKMMGLVERLKSIPLQKEHPLLGRPTINIGTIRGGTKVNMVPDRCEIEVDRRLIPGEDKEEVIREIRSALSPLRKDDPQFCYRIDERDFAEPSEIGQEEEIVRIGLEAAGEVLGPIPRVRGFSGFTDGRFYVNRFRIPTLIFGPGETEESHTTDESVRVEALVQAARIYARMILKFFKEDPKGLARGQT from the coding sequence ATGAAAGTCGACCGCTTCCTGAGCCAGAAAGACCTGATCGAACTGACCCGACGGCTCATTCGAATCCCCACCGAGAACCCACCCGGAAACGAAGGGCAGGCCTTTGAGTTCTTAGCCCCCCTCATTTCGCAACTGGGGTTCCAGACCAAAATTTATCGTTCCCCAAAGGGAAGAGTCAATCTCATTGCCCGAAAGAGATGGGGAAAGGGAGGTCGGGTCCTCATTTTCAACGGCCATCTCGACGTGGTCCCGGCGGGGGATGCTTCCTTGTGGAAACATCGGCCCTTCGGAGGTGACCTCGTCCATGGCAAGATTTTCGGCCGCGGGGCCTCGGACATGAAGGGAGGGATCGCCTCCTTCCTTCATGCCATCGCCATGCTCCATCGATCCGATCTTCCCCTGAAGAAGGGATGTCTCGTGCTCCATCTCGTCTCCGACGAGGAATCGCACGGCCATCAGGGCATGGCGTTTCTCGCCAAGAAGTTGGCGATCAAGGCCGATGCGGCCATCGTGGGAGAGCCGACCGGCCTCGACCTCGTCATCGCCCAGAAGGGAGCCCTCTGGCTCAAGATCACCACCTTCGGAGAGTCGGCCCACGGTTCGAGACCCGATCGCGGGGTCAACGCCATCGAGAAGATGATGGGACTGGTCGAGCGGTTGAAGTCGATCCCGCTTCAAAAAGAACACCCTCTCCTCGGAAGACCGACGATCAACATCGGAACGATTCGGGGCGGAACGAAGGTCAACATGGTCCCGGATCGGTGCGAGATCGAGGTGGATCGGAGGTTGATTCCTGGGGAGGATAAGGAGGAGGTAATTCGGGAGATTCGATCGGCCCTATCCCCCCTTCGAAAAGACGATCCCCAGTTCTGCTATCGCATCGATGAGAGGGACTTTGCCGAACCCTCGGAGATCGGCCAGGAGGAGGAGATCGTCCGGATCGGCCTCGAGGCCGCGGGAGAGGTCTTAGGCCCCATCCCGCGAGTCAGGGGCTTTTCGGGGTTCACGGATGGCCGATTCTATGTGAACCGGTTTCGCATCCCCACCTTGATCTTCGGCCCCGGAGAGACAGAGGAGTCCCATACCACGGATGAATCCGTCCGGGTGGAGGCCCTGGTCCAGGCGGCCCGAATCTACGCCAGGATGATCCTGAAATTTTTTAAAGAAGATCCGAAAGGTCTGGCGAGGGGCCAGACATGA
- a CDS encoding isochorismatase family protein, producing MELKPYRKREAVLHPEQAALLVIDLQNYFRRIARPILKNVLKVIEACRKKEVPVIYTQHGHTDPSSDGGVLGEWWGDLILVGTEDWRLLPEIVVGEKDVVLPKKRYSAFFETDLDQRLRSKGIKEVIISGVMTNLCCETTARDAFMRDYHVFILIDGTATRKGDLHLATLKNLGFGFAYLLTCEELIKALS from the coding sequence ATGGAATTGAAGCCGTACCGGAAAAGAGAGGCGGTGCTCCATCCGGAGCAGGCCGCTCTGCTGGTGATCGATCTTCAGAATTACTTCAGACGGATTGCCCGGCCCATCCTCAAGAATGTGCTCAAGGTGATCGAGGCCTGCCGGAAGAAGGAGGTCCCGGTCATTTACACGCAGCACGGCCACACCGATCCCTCCTCCGACGGGGGAGTCCTGGGAGAGTGGTGGGGAGACCTGATCCTGGTCGGGACAGAGGACTGGAGGCTCCTCCCCGAGATCGTCGTCGGGGAGAAGGACGTGGTCTTGCCCAAAAAACGATACAGCGCCTTCTTCGAGACCGACCTCGATCAGAGGCTTCGGTCAAAAGGGATCAAGGAGGTGATCATCAGCGGGGTGATGACGAACCTCTGCTGTGAGACGACGGCCCGAGATGCCTTCATGAGGGATTATCACGTCTTTATCTTGATCGACGGCACGGCCACCCGGAAGGGGGACCTCCATCTGGCCACGCTGAAGAACCTGGGGTTTGGGTTTGCCTACCTCCTCACCTGCGAGGAGTTGATCAAGGCCCTCTCCTGA
- a CDS encoding ABC transporter substrate-binding protein, whose product MSIQKFGTVVVAILLSLFLLTPDLSFAQKEVKIGVILPLSGPLAPIGKSLKDGAELAADIVNKKYPGIGIPIAEWEGIPGLGGAKIRLIFSDSRGDPAWGAEQAKRLIEDEKVVGLMGAYNSAVTKTASVEAERAGIPFINPDSTSPDLSKRGFKWFWRVTPHETWFTRDLFDFLDGLVAGKAPGVKAVPKSELEPLAVAAENTEWGAAALAEIEKFAKERGWKIAEAFKYPHKATDLTSEARKLTASKAPTFLFASYVSDAILFIKALKEMKATPRLIWGQNAGFIQPDFWKTLGADVNGIVSRDVFSAVIGKVKPEAEKINRIYKERSGFDFDGSSARDFIGVQVWAHALNAAKSTDPKEIQKALNELYIPAKDLIMPWRGVKFGSPFPGDTNQNELGSGIIIQYQGYPDGKPEIVFPFEVATSKLIYPFPGWK is encoded by the coding sequence ATGAGCATCCAAAAGTTCGGAACAGTGGTGGTGGCGATCCTCTTATCGCTATTCCTTCTCACCCCTGACCTCTCGTTCGCCCAGAAGGAGGTCAAGATCGGGGTCATCCTTCCCCTCTCCGGACCCCTGGCCCCCATCGGCAAGAGTTTAAAAGATGGGGCGGAGCTGGCGGCGGACATCGTCAACAAGAAGTATCCTGGTATCGGCATCCCCATTGCGGAGTGGGAAGGCATCCCGGGTTTGGGCGGTGCCAAGATCAGGCTGATCTTCTCCGACTCTCGCGGTGATCCGGCCTGGGGCGCTGAGCAGGCCAAGCGATTGATCGAGGACGAGAAGGTCGTGGGTCTCATGGGTGCCTACAATAGTGCGGTGACCAAGACCGCTTCGGTGGAGGCGGAGCGTGCGGGCATCCCCTTCATCAACCCCGACTCCACCTCTCCGGATTTGAGCAAGCGCGGGTTCAAGTGGTTCTGGCGGGTCACCCCTCATGAAACCTGGTTTACGAGGGATCTCTTCGACTTCCTCGACGGCCTGGTCGCGGGGAAGGCCCCCGGTGTGAAGGCCGTTCCGAAGAGCGAGCTCGAGCCCCTGGCCGTGGCGGCGGAGAATACGGAGTGGGGAGCGGCCGCCCTGGCCGAGATCGAGAAGTTTGCCAAAGAAAGGGGCTGGAAGATCGCCGAGGCCTTCAAATACCCCCACAAGGCGACCGACCTGACCAGCGAGGCGAGGAAATTGACGGCCTCCAAGGCACCGACCTTCCTCTTTGCCTCCTATGTCTCGGATGCGATCCTTTTCATCAAGGCCCTCAAGGAGATGAAGGCGACCCCCAGGTTGATTTGGGGGCAGAATGCGGGATTCATCCAGCCCGATTTCTGGAAGACCCTCGGGGCTGATGTGAACGGCATCGTCAGCCGCGATGTCTTCTCCGCCGTAATCGGAAAGGTGAAGCCGGAAGCCGAGAAGATCAACCGGATCTACAAGGAGCGCAGTGGCTTTGATTTCGATGGAAGCTCGGCTCGCGACTTCATCGGGGTTCAGGTCTGGGCCCATGCCCTCAATGCGGCCAAGTCGACCGATCCCAAAGAGATACAAAAGGCCCTCAACGAGCTCTACATCCCGGCAAAGGACCTCATCATGCCCTGGCGAGGGGTGAAGTTCGGCTCTCCCTTCCCCGGGGATACGAATCAGAACGAACTGGGAAGCGGCATCATCATCCAGTACCAGGGCTACCCGGATGGAAAACCTGAGATCGTCTTTCCCTTCGAGGTGGCCACAAGCAAGCTGATCTATCCCTTCCCGGGGTGGAAGTAG
- a CDS encoding acetyl ornithine aminotransferase family protein, giving the protein MDKKVPQIVTALPGAEAKKVLEKDQKYISQSYTRVYPLVVKRASGVVVEDVDGNRFLDFTSGIAVCNTGHCHPRVVEAIKRQADQFIHMSGTDFYYEAQSTLAQKLAEITPGPKEKRVFFGNSGAEAIEAALKLARYHTKRPRVLAFLGAFHGRTMGALSLTASKVIHERGFSPLVPGITHIPYAYCYRCPYHLQYPACEVACVEWIREDLFKRSIPPEEVAAIFVEPIQGEGGYIVPPPEFHQKLYALAKEFEILFVVDEVQTGMGRTGKMMAIEHWNVVPDIIALAKGIASGMPLGATVSQAEVMDWVPGSHASTFGGNPISCQAALTTISLLEDGLVANAERLGSYLLSQLRGLQDRFEIIGEVRGKGLMIGVELVKDRATKAKAIEERNQVIQTCFEKGLLILGCGENTIRLAPPLIITQEEADIALSILEEVLRDILRR; this is encoded by the coding sequence ATGGACAAGAAGGTCCCCCAAATCGTCACAGCCCTTCCTGGCGCCGAAGCGAAAAAGGTCCTCGAAAAAGACCAGAAGTACATCTCCCAGTCCTATACAAGGGTCTATCCGCTCGTGGTGAAACGGGCCTCGGGAGTGGTGGTGGAGGATGTCGATGGCAACCGGTTCCTCGATTTCACCTCGGGCATCGCCGTCTGCAACACGGGTCACTGCCATCCGAGGGTCGTGGAGGCCATCAAAAGGCAGGCCGATCAGTTCATCCACATGTCCGGGACGGACTTTTATTATGAGGCCCAATCCACACTGGCCCAGAAGCTGGCCGAGATCACCCCGGGACCGAAAGAGAAGAGGGTCTTCTTCGGGAACTCGGGAGCCGAGGCGATCGAGGCGGCCCTGAAGCTGGCCCGTTACCACACCAAACGGCCCAGGGTCCTGGCCTTCCTGGGCGCATTTCACGGACGGACGATGGGCGCCCTCTCCCTCACCGCGAGCAAGGTCATCCACGAACGGGGGTTCTCCCCCCTCGTCCCGGGAATCACCCATATCCCTTATGCCTACTGCTACCGCTGCCCTTACCATCTTCAGTATCCTGCCTGCGAGGTGGCCTGTGTGGAGTGGATCCGGGAAGATCTCTTTAAGCGGTCGATCCCTCCGGAAGAGGTGGCCGCCATCTTCGTCGAGCCGATCCAGGGCGAAGGAGGCTACATCGTCCCTCCGCCCGAATTCCATCAGAAACTCTATGCCCTGGCCAAGGAGTTCGAGATCCTCTTCGTCGTCGATGAGGTCCAGACCGGCATGGGAAGGACCGGAAAGATGATGGCGATCGAACATTGGAATGTGGTGCCCGATATCATCGCCCTGGCCAAAGGCATCGCCTCCGGCATGCCCCTCGGGGCCACGGTCTCCCAAGCCGAGGTGATGGATTGGGTCCCCGGCTCCCATGCGAGCACCTTCGGGGGAAATCCCATCAGCTGTCAGGCCGCCTTGACGACGATCTCCCTCTTGGAGGACGGCCTGGTGGCCAATGCGGAACGCCTCGGTTCCTATCTCCTAAGTCAGCTCCGAGGGCTTCAGGATCGTTTCGAAATCATAGGTGAGGTCAGGGGCAAGGGGTTGATGATCGGCGTGGAACTGGTCAAAGACAGGGCCACCAAGGCGAAGGCAATCGAGGAGCGAAACCAGGTCATCCAGACCTGTTTCGAGAAAGGCCTTCTCATCCTCGGATGTGGTGAGAACACGATCCGCCTCGCCCCTCCCCTCATCATCACCCAGGAGGAGGCAGACATCGCCCTCAGCATTCTGGAGGAGGTGTTGAGGGACATCCTCAGGAGATGA
- a CDS encoding DUF1684 domain-containing protein, whose translation MDRGFRADLGRWLFPVLFLLVYGFTSGAGLALALTAEDPMERREEKLRVFREKRDRFFREDPNSPLLEKDRKTFKGLPYYPIDLKYALLGPIEKGSTASKPLYIRLPTNKGGEKRYVRYGTFKFKWEGKELVLHIYRPLGGEELFLPFKDRTSGKETYSEGRYLYIEPMPDGRVLIDFNRAHNPFCAYNEKYTCPFAPEENWLPIEIRAGEKRFK comes from the coding sequence ATGGATCGGGGGTTCCGGGCCGATCTCGGCCGGTGGCTCTTTCCGGTCCTCTTCCTCCTCGTCTATGGGTTCACGAGCGGGGCTGGCCTGGCGCTTGCCCTTACGGCAGAAGATCCCATGGAGCGGAGGGAGGAGAAATTGAGGGTTTTTCGTGAGAAGAGAGACCGCTTCTTCAGGGAGGATCCGAACTCCCCCCTTTTAGAGAAGGATCGAAAGACGTTTAAAGGCCTCCCTTACTATCCGATCGATCTGAAATATGCCCTTCTCGGCCCGATCGAGAAGGGATCGACCGCTTCAAAACCCCTCTATATTCGTTTGCCCACCAATAAAGGGGGAGAGAAGCGGTATGTGAGATATGGCACGTTCAAATTCAAATGGGAAGGAAAGGAGCTGGTCCTCCATATATATCGGCCCCTCGGCGGGGAGGAGCTCTTTCTTCCTTTTAAGGATAGGACATCAGGAAAGGAGACGTATTCCGAAGGTCGGTATCTCTATATCGAACCGATGCCCGACGGAAGGGTGCTCATCGACTTCAATCGCGCCCACAATCCCTTCTGCGCCTATAATGAGAAGTACACCTGCCCTTTCGCCCCTGAAGAGAACTGGCTTCCGATCGAGATCAGGGCAGGAGAGAAGCGTTTTAAGTAA
- a CDS encoding redox-sensing transcriptional repressor Rex — MKYQKIPEATIRRLSRYARCLEALEQAGERVVSSAQLANRCMVNAAQVRKDLAYFGEFGIRGVGYYVKDLLKDIKKILGSDKEWRMAVIGIGNLGSALLSYKDFLKQNYKIVAAFDIDPPKVIGRVAEKLGKPVEIIHINRLKDVAKERKIEIALITTPPSEAQAVANMLVEAGVRGILNFAPTQIVVPEGFVVKDVFFSTILDNLAYLLSNS, encoded by the coding sequence TTGAAATATCAGAAGATCCCAGAAGCGACGATCCGGAGATTATCGAGGTATGCCCGTTGTCTTGAAGCCTTGGAGCAAGCTGGGGAACGGGTCGTTTCTTCAGCTCAATTGGCCAACCGGTGCATGGTCAATGCCGCCCAGGTGAGAAAAGACCTCGCCTATTTCGGCGAATTCGGCATAAGAGGGGTTGGCTATTATGTGAAAGATCTGCTCAAGGACATCAAAAAGATCCTCGGCTCGGACAAAGAGTGGAGAATGGCCGTTATCGGCATAGGAAATTTGGGTTCGGCCCTGCTCTCCTATAAGGACTTTCTCAAACAGAACTACAAGATCGTTGCCGCCTTTGACATCGATCCCCCCAAGGTCATTGGAAGGGTCGCCGAGAAGCTGGGAAAACCGGTTGAGATCATCCACATCAATCGCTTAAAAGATGTGGCCAAGGAAAGGAAGATCGAAATTGCCCTCATCACAACCCCGCCTTCCGAGGCCCAGGCCGTGGCCAACATGCTGGTGGAGGCAGGGGTGAGGGGGATCCTCAACTTCGCGCCGACCCAGATCGTCGTGCCGGAGGGATTTGTGGTGAAGGATGTCTTCTTCAGCACCATCCTCGACAACTTAGCCTACCTCCTTTCCAACAGCTGA
- a CDS encoding branched-chain amino acid ABC transporter permease produces MGSLLTDIFSLSDRPRFERVGFLLFLLIVLLFPWVVTSAYGRAVMIKFLLFALFGLGWNLIGGYGGQVDLGQAKNVGFGAYATALMIVWWKVPFWITIIPGMVIAALESFAIAYPMFRLKGHYFAIATLCVALVWKELFIFWDWTGGARGVELPIRQGADFVYMQFNSPIYYHYFILFLFLLQFYFMNWFRKSKLGYQVQAVRDNEDAAASLGINVFRTKVINYTITGGLGALGGSFMAVYYLYIDPDAVMPLDLSILIAMTVMVGGAGSIWGPIIGAGLLIPLDMYLGAWLGAQKRLGIDFMIYAVIMMIIAAKEPKGIWGIIERKLLRKRR; encoded by the coding sequence ATGGGGAGCCTTCTGACCGACATCTTCTCCTTGAGCGACCGCCCCCGTTTCGAACGAGTGGGATTTCTCCTCTTCCTCCTGATCGTCCTCCTCTTTCCCTGGGTCGTCACCTCGGCCTATGGAAGGGCGGTCATGATCAAATTTCTCCTCTTCGCCCTCTTCGGCCTGGGATGGAACCTCATCGGCGGCTACGGAGGCCAGGTCGATCTCGGACAGGCCAAAAACGTCGGCTTCGGCGCCTATGCCACGGCCCTGATGATCGTCTGGTGGAAGGTCCCCTTCTGGATCACCATCATCCCTGGCATGGTGATTGCGGCCCTCGAGTCCTTCGCCATCGCTTATCCCATGTTTCGACTCAAGGGACACTACTTCGCCATCGCCACGCTCTGTGTCGCTCTCGTCTGGAAGGAACTGTTCATCTTCTGGGACTGGACCGGAGGGGCCCGGGGAGTGGAACTGCCGATCCGGCAAGGAGCGGATTTCGTCTATATGCAGTTCAACTCCCCCATCTATTACCACTACTTCATCCTCTTCCTCTTTCTCCTCCAATTTTACTTCATGAACTGGTTTCGGAAGTCGAAGCTCGGCTATCAGGTCCAGGCGGTCAGGGACAATGAGGATGCGGCCGCAAGCCTCGGGATCAATGTCTTCCGGACGAAGGTGATCAACTATACGATCACCGGAGGCCTTGGCGCCCTGGGGGGCAGTTTCATGGCGGTCTACTACCTTTACATCGATCCCGATGCGGTCATGCCTCTGGACCTTTCGATCTTGATCGCCATGACCGTCATGGTGGGAGGGGCGGGCTCGATCTGGGGGCCCATCATTGGCGCAGGCCTTCTCATCCCCCTCGACATGTACCTCGGGGCCTGGCTGGGAGCGCAGAAGCGTCTCGGGATCGATTTCATGATCTACGCCGTGATCATGATGATCATCGCAGCCAAAGAGCCGAAGGGCATCTGGGGGATCATCGAGCGCAAACTTCTGAGGAAACGAAGGTAA
- a CDS encoding branched-chain amino acid ABC transporter permease, which yields MELVVQLIVYGILMGMIFALIALGLSLIFGVMNIVNFAHGEFLMMGMYIAYLLSTFLPLDPLASLPVAAAAGYGLGLLSYHVLIHRILRGPMVAQLFGTFGLMLFLRYLAMYIFTPDVRSLKQGILVGKTLSLGWISIDASKVVSAGLCLIAFAAIYWMIYRTKLGRGLRATAIDAEAARYMGIDTKGMNALAWGIGGATVALAGALLAHFYYVTPTVGMLFSLIAFATVALGGFGSILGAFVAGIIIGLIMVISGQLVSELKFSFIYVVYFLVVVFRPRGLFGW from the coding sequence ATGGAACTGGTGGTTCAACTCATCGTCTATGGGATCTTGATGGGCATGATCTTCGCGCTGATCGCCCTGGGCCTCTCCCTCATCTTTGGCGTGATGAACATCGTCAACTTCGCCCACGGCGAATTCCTGATGATGGGCATGTACATCGCCTACCTCCTCTCGACCTTTCTCCCCCTCGACCCCCTGGCCTCCCTTCCGGTAGCGGCAGCGGCCGGATATGGATTGGGCCTCCTGAGCTACCATGTCCTCATCCACCGGATCTTGCGCGGTCCGATGGTGGCCCAGCTCTTCGGCACCTTTGGTCTGATGCTCTTCCTGCGGTACCTCGCCATGTACATCTTCACCCCTGATGTCCGGTCGTTAAAACAGGGGATCCTTGTGGGGAAGACGCTCTCTCTGGGATGGATCAGCATCGATGCCAGCAAGGTCGTCTCCGCCGGCCTCTGCCTGATCGCCTTCGCGGCTATCTACTGGATGATCTACCGGACCAAACTGGGAAGGGGGCTCAGGGCCACGGCCATCGACGCCGAGGCGGCCAGGTATATGGGGATCGATACCAAAGGGATGAATGCCCTCGCCTGGGGGATCGGGGGCGCGACGGTTGCCCTCGCCGGCGCCCTCTTGGCCCATTTCTACTATGTCACCCCTACGGTGGGCATGCTCTTTTCGCTGATCGCTTTCGCCACCGTCGCCCTGGGCGGATTCGGAAGCATCCTCGGCGCCTTTGTCGCGGGGATCATCATCGGCCTCATCATGGTCATAAGCGGCCAGCTCGTGAGCGAGCTAAAATTCTCCTTTATCTATGTCGTCTATTTCCTCGTGGTCGTCTTCAGACCCCGGGGCCTCTTCGGTTGGTGA